A genomic window from Pungitius pungitius chromosome 12, fPunPun2.1, whole genome shotgun sequence includes:
- the LOC119220471 gene encoding glycylpeptide N-tetradecanoyltransferase 1 produces the protein MADENETAPMPEKEDVEDHGHCSDCENEEHHSDDGDRGLGDDTGAKKKKKKQKKKKKSGAPEAAQDPLAKVNSLPADKLQEIQKAIELFSVGQGPAKTMEEATRRSYQFWDTQPVPKLGETVTSHGSIEPDKDHIREEPYSLPQGFSWDTLDLGNAGVLKELYTLLNENYVEDDDNMFRFDYSPEFLLWALRPPGWLPQWHCGVRVNSNQKLVGFISAIPASICIYDIEKKMVEINFLCVHKKLRSKRVAPVLIREITRRVNLQGIFQAVYTAGVVLPKPVGTCRYWHRSLNPRKLIEVKFSHLSRNMTMQRTMKLYRLPDTPKTSGLRTMTKKDVPVVHRLLREYLSQFNLVPAMNQEEVEHWLLPRENIIDTYLVENDGKVTDFLSFYTLPSTIMNHPVHRSLKAAYSFYNVHTTTPFLDLMSDALILAKSKGFDVFNALDLMENKTFLEKLKFGIGDGNLQYYLYNWKCPSMGSEKVGLVLQ, from the exons ATGGCGGATGAGAATGAGACAGCACCGATGCCGGAGAAAGAAGATGTAGAGGACCACGGACACTGCAGCGACTGTGAAAATGAAGAGCACCACTCCGACGACGG TGACAGGGGTCTGGGTGACGACACTGgtgccaagaagaagaaaaagaagcaaaaaaagaagaagaaatctggTGCTCCAGAAGCTGCTCAGGATCCCCTTGCCAAG GTGAATTCATTGCCAGCTGATAAGCTACAGGAGATCCAAAAGGCCATTGAACTGTTCTCTGTAGGCCAGGGCCCTGCCAAGACCATGGAGGAGGCCACTCGGAGGAGTTACCAGTTCTGGGACACACAGCCGGTGCCCAAGCTAG GAGAGACGGTGACATCACACGGCTCTATTGAACCTGACAAAGACCACATTCGGGAGGAGCCCTACAGCCTCCCGCAGGGCTTCAGCTGGGACACCCTCGACTTGGGGAACGCTGGTGTG CTGaaggagctttacacccttCTCAACGAGAATTATGTTGAAGATGATGACAACATGTTCCGATTTGACTACTCTCCGGAGTTCCTCCTCTG GGCCCTGCGGCCCCCTGGCTGGTTGCCCCAGTGGCATTGTGGGGTGAGAGTGAACTCCAACCAGAAGCTTGTAGGCTTCATCAGTGCCATTCCTGCTTCCATCTGCATCTACGACAT agaaaagaaaatggtagAGATAAACTTCCTCTGCGTCCACAAGAAGCTTCGCTCCAAACGCGTTGCTCCGGTTCTGATAAGAGAAATCACCAGACGGGTCAACCTGCAGGGCATCTTTCAGGCAGTGTACACTGCTGGAGTGGTACTGCCCAAACCTGTGGGCACATGCAG GTACTGGCATCGCTCTTTGAACCCACGCAAACTTATCGAGGTGAAGTTCTCCCACCTGAGCAGGAACATGACGATGCAGCGCACCATGAAGTTGTACCGTCTGCCCGAC ACTCCTAAAACTTCTGGTCTACGGACGATGACCAAGAAGGATGTCCCAGTGGTGCATCGCCTCCTACGGGAGTACCTGAGCCAGTTCAACCTGGTGCCCGCcatgaaccaggaggaggtaGAACACTGGCTGCTACCCCGGGAGAATATTATCGACACTTACCTGGTGGAG AACGATGGCAAGGTCACAGACTTCCTGAGCTTTTACACTCTGCCCTCCACCATAATGAACCACCCTGTGCACCGCAGTTTGAAAGCAGCTTACTCCTTCTACAACGTGCACACCACCACGCCCTTTCTCGACCTGATGTCTGACGCCCTCATTCTGGCCAAATCG AAAGGGTTTGACGTCTTCAATGCACTGGATCTAATGGAAAACAAGACTTTCCTGGAGAAGCTTAAGTTCGGCATCGGTGATGGAAATCTACAGTATTATCTGTACAATTGGAAGTGTCCCAGCATGGGCTCAGAAAAG GTTGGGTTGGTTCTGCAGTGA
- the cdk21 gene encoding cyclin-dependent kinase 6, which yields MEFCGKPLCYELLAEVGEGSYGKVYKAREVGEKRRLLAVKKFNIRGDSSENGIPAFMIREVALLRKMKYFNHPNIVELLDASAVPVGRNLDLTLVLEYIDQDLSTYLAKVPACGLTRDCIKDVMQQLLRGLDFLHTNMVLHRDLKPENVLVSCRGEVKIADFGLARIYTFNIALTPGVVTLWYRAPEVLLNSVYMSTVDIWSAGCIFAELFHLRPLFQGYTEAQQLQKIFDGIGFPSEEDWPKDSPISYPVNWGPNRSCTKLLHNLGPEENDLLSQCLAFRPSSRPSAAKALAHPFFMQH from the exons ATGGAGTTCTGCGGTAAGCCTTTGTGCTACGAGCTGCTGGCCGAAGTCGGAGAGGGCTCCTACGGCAAAGTGTACAAAGCCAGAGAGGTGGGGGAGAAACGGCGCCTCCTGGCGGTGAAGAAATTTAACATCCGCGGGGACTCGTCGGAGAACGGGATCCCCGCTTTCATGATCCGCGAGGTGGCGCTGCTGCGTAAAATGAAGTACTTTAACCATCCCAACATAGTCGA ACTGTTGGACGCCTCTGCTGTGCCAGTGGGCCGGAACTTGGACCTCACTCTGGTGCTGGAATACATTGACCAGGACCTGTCCACCTACCTCGCCAAGGTTCCTGCTTGTGGACTGACCCGGGACTGTATTAAG GATGtgatgcagcagctgctgcgggGATTGGACttcctgcacacaaacatggtGCTGCACCGTGACCTGAAACCAGAAAACGTTCTGGTCAGCTGCCGTGGAGAAGTCAAAATTGCCGACTTTGGACTGGCTCGCATCTACACCTTCAATATCGCACTCACTCCAGGC GTGGTGACGCTGTGGTACAGGGCTCCCGAGGTGCTGCTGAACTCCGTCTACATGTCCACAGTGGACATATGGAGCGCTGGCTGCATCTTTGCTGAGCTCTTCCACCTGAG ACCGCTGTTTCAGGGATACACAGAGGCACAGCAGCTGCAAAAAATCTTTGA TGGGATTGGTTTTCCCAGTGAAGAGGACTGGCCCAAGGACAGCCCGATCTCCTACCCAGTGAACTGGGGGCCAAACAGGTCCTGCACCAAGCTTCTGCACAACCTGGGCCCAGAGGAGAACGACCTTCTATCT CAATGCTTGGCGTTCAGACCGAGCAGTCGCCCCTCAGCTGCCAAAGCCCTGGCCCATCCTTTCTTCATGCAGCACTGA
- the retsat.2 gene encoding all-trans-retinol 13,14-reductase, which produces MLVVVGIISFALVIFILKYVFSSGPNPFEKDTREPLKKMVHDRKQKNKVLKQGFLASRVPDDLDAIIIGSGIGGLGLGVLLAKVGKKVLVLEQHDRAGGCCHTFTEKGFEFDVGIHYIGELLEHKPFRCMLDSMTNGQLQWEPLENPFDHVVLGPPENRRKYPIYSGRTRFQEELKKCFPGEEKAIDEYVRLAKKVNRGIWLLAMLKTCPVPLAKFLVYTGLAQRLSFFFKMAPRSLTEVVNGLTDNKDLRAVFSYIFGTYGNVPKDASFAMHGLLVSHYLNGAWYPKGGASEIAYHMIPIIEKAGGAVLVRAPVNRILFNDSKEATGVSVMKGQEEIHIHAPVVISNAGIFNTYQKLLPKELQAMPAIQKQTSMMKNGEGGLSVFVGLNGTKEELGLKADNYWIFAENNFDELVEKYSKGKREESAHKVPLLFVASPSAKDPTWEERSPGKSTISLVSFANYEWFEEWKDDKVSNRSPEYKELKQAFIDSILEVVLDVFPKITRDKVEFIDAGTPITNTHYIGAPKGEIYGADHGIGRFTPELSATVRPQTPLKNLYLTGQDVFLCGFAGALAGALSCGSVILNRNLHLDAIALAKKIRFMNPKLKGE; this is translated from the exons ATGTTGGTCGTTGTCGGGATCATTTCTTTCGCTTTggtcatatttattttaaaatatgtctTCAGCAGCGGACCGAATCCCTTTGAGAAGGACACACGTGAACCGCTGAAAAAGATGGTTCACGACAGGaagcagaaaaataaagtgCTGAAGCAAG GTTTTCTGGCCAGTAGAGTACCTGACGACCTGGACGCCATCATCATCGGCAGCGGGATTGGTGGCCTTGGCCTTGGCGTGCTGCTAGCCAAAGTCGGAAAGAAAGTCCTGGTTCTGGAGCAGCATGATCGGGCCGGAGGATGCTGCCACACGTTCACCGAGAAGGGCTTTGAGTTTGATGTCG GGATCCACTACATCGGTGAGCTGCTGGAACATAAGCCGTTCCGCTGCATGCTGGACAGCATGACCAATGGACAGCTGCAGTGGGAGCCACTGGAGAATCCCTTCGACCACGTCGTGCTGGGACCCCCAGAAAACCGCCGCAAATATCCCATCTACAGCGGCAGGACCCGCTtccaggaggagctgaagaagtgCTTCCCTGGAGAGGAGAAGGCCATCGACGAGTACGTGAGGCTGGCCAAG AAAGTCAACCGGGGCATTTGGCTCCTGGCGATGCTGAAGACCTGCCCCGTCCCCTTGGCCAAGTTCCTGGTCTACACAGGTCTGGCCCAACGTCTGTCCTTCTTCTTCAAAATGGCACCTCGCAGCCTGACGGAAGTGGTTAACGGACTGACTGACAACAAGGACCTCAGGGCGGTTTTCAGCTACATCTTTGGCACCTACG GTAACGTCCCCAAAGACGCAAGTTTCGCCATGCACGGCTTGCTGGTCTCCCACTACCTCAATGGCGCGTGGTACCCGAAAGGTGGAGCCTCCGAGATTGCCTACCACATGATCCCCATCATTGAGAAGGCCGGGGGTGCTGTTCTAGTCCGAGCGCCGGTCAACCGCATCCTCTTCAATGACTCCAAGGAAGCTACCG GTGTGAGCGTCATGAAAGGCCAGGAGGAGATCCACATACACGCCCCGGTGGTCATCTCCAATGCCGGCATCTTCAACACATACCAGAAGCTGCTGCCCAAAGAGCTCCAGGCCATGCCGG CTATCCAGAAGCAGACAAGCATGATGAAGAACGGCGAAGGCGGCCTCAGTGTGTTTGTCGGTCTGAATGGAACCAAGGAGGAGCTCGGCCTCAAAGCCGACAACTACTGGATCTTTGCCGAGAACAACTTTGACGAACT ggtgGAGAAGTATTCGAAAGGAAAGAGGGAAGAGTCCGCTCATAAAGTACCTCTCCTGTTCGTTGCATCTCCATCTGCTAAAGATCCAACCTGGGAGGAGAGATCTCCAG GGAAGTCTACCATCAGCCTGGTCAGTTTTGCCAACTACGAGTGGTTTGAGGAGTGGAAGGACGACAAGGTGTCCAACAGGTCGCCTGAATACAAAGAGCTGAAACAGGCATTCATCGACTCCATTCTGGAGGTGGTTCTGGATGTCTTCCCCAAGATAACCAGAGACAAG GTCGAGTTCATCGACGCCGGCACCCCCATCACAAACACGCACTACATCGGAGCCCCCAAAGGTGAAATCTACGGAGCGGATCATGGCATCGGCCGATTCACCCCCGAGCTCAGCGCCACAGTGAGACCTCAGACTCCGCTGAAGAACCTCTATCTGACAG gTCAGGACGTGTTCCTGTGTGGCTTTGCCGGCGCTCTCGCCGGGGCGCTCTCCTGCGGCTCGGTCATCCTCAACCGCAACCTCCATCTGGATGCCATCGCCTTGGCAAAGAAAATCCGATTCATGAATCCCAAATTGAAAGGGGAGTAA